A section of the Leminorella richardii genome encodes:
- the adk gene encoding adenylate kinase — translation MRIILLGAPGAGKGTQAQFIMAKYGIPQISTGDMLRAAVKSGSELGQQAKSLMDAGKLVTDELVIALVKERIAQPDCKNGFLLDGFPRTIPQADAMKEAGIQVDYVLEFDVPDEVIVERIVGRRVHAPSGRVYHVTFNPPKVEGKDDVTGEELTTRKDDQEDTVRARLVEYHSLTKPLVEYYGAEAKNGNTQYVKLNGTRKVAEVSEELVKILG, via the coding sequence ATGCGTATCATTCTGCTCGGCGCTCCCGGCGCCGGTAAAGGCACTCAGGCTCAGTTCATCATGGCGAAATACGGTATCCCGCAGATTTCTACGGGCGACATGTTGCGCGCAGCGGTTAAGTCCGGTTCTGAACTGGGTCAACAGGCGAAATCGCTGATGGACGCAGGCAAGCTGGTAACTGACGAGTTAGTTATTGCGTTAGTCAAAGAGCGCATTGCACAGCCGGACTGCAAAAACGGCTTCCTGCTGGACGGTTTCCCTCGCACTATTCCTCAGGCTGACGCCATGAAGGAAGCAGGGATTCAGGTTGACTACGTGCTGGAATTCGACGTGCCTGATGAAGTCATCGTTGAGCGCATTGTTGGTCGCCGCGTACACGCACCGTCAGGCCGCGTTTACCACGTAACGTTCAATCCGCCGAAAGTGGAAGGAAAAGACGACGTTACCGGTGAAGAGCTAACAACGCGTAAAGACGATCAGGAAGACACAGTACGTGCGCGTCTGGTGGAATACCACTCGTTGACTAAGCCGCTAGTGGAATACTATGGCGCTGAAGCTAAAAACGGCAATACGCAGTATGTGAAGCTGAACGGCACGCGTAAAGTTGCCGAAGTCAGCGAAGAGCTGGTGAAGATTCTGGGCTAA